In Neospora caninum Liverpool complete genome, chromosome II, the following are encoded in one genomic region:
- a CDS encoding structural maintenance of chromosome 2, related: protein MNDREKNIAAARQEMEALQNANDWLHAEERKFNQPGSAYDFRQLRPESENRGGHLGAGHQEAAESGDNLAASEREFHGDFRAVASECPSEARTGQPARPHGRPGDADCLQSKVEGVSRRALGRPAVPACTIPHSRAAESEAGAGLHSRRGRRSARSVAYAKHREHDQDPVSDVAIHHCVSQRGDVFACRRSLPDSADRRSIKCGAPRPGGEAPTAPRCPRLGGGGGVWREQRQKAHAKECTTRRRQRRPELAGLDFVSF, encoded by the exons AtgaacgacagagagaaaaacatcGCTGCGGCTCGCCAG GAGATGGAGGCGCTGCAAAACGCGAACGattggctgcatgcagaagaacGAAAATTCAACCAACCGGGCTCTGCCTACGACTTCCGTCAGCTGCGGCCGGAGA GCGAAAATCGAGGCGGTCATCTCGGAGCTGGACATCAAGAAGCGGCAGAGTCTGGAGACAACTTGGCTGCAAGTGAACGAGAATTTCACGGCGATTTTCGAGCAGTTGCTTCCGAATGCCCAAGCGAAGCTCGCACAGGTCAACCCGCGCGACCTCATGGACGGCCTGGAGATGCGG atTGCCTTCAATCAAAAGTGGAAGGAGTCTCTCGCCGAGCTCTCGGGAGGCCAGCGGTCCCTGCTTGCACTATCCCTCATTCTCGCGCTGCTGAAAGTGAAGCCGGCGCCGGTTTACATTCTCGACGAGGTCGACGCAGCGCTCGATCTGTCGCATACGCAAAACATCG GGAGCATGATCAAGACCCAGTTTCCGACGTCGCAATTCATCATTGTGTCTCTCAAAGAGGGGATGTTTTCGCATGCAGACGTTCTCTTCCG GACTCGGCTGATCGACGGAGTATCAAATGTGGAGCGCCACGCCCTGGCGGAGAGGCCCCAACAGCGCCGAGATGTCCCCGGCTcggcggaggaggcggcgtgTGGCGTGAGCAGCGCCAGAAAGCGCATGCGAAAGAATGCACaacgaggcgaagacagcgaagaccCGAACTAGCTGGCCTCgacttcgtctctttttga
- a CDS encoding smc2 protein, related — MYIEAIVLEGFKSYSNRVYVGPLHPQFNAVTGLNGTGKSNILDSICFVLGITNHALVRATKLDDLVYKQGQAGVTKATVTLKFRNDPHQQNNPLPFPYREMPEITITRQIVIGGRDRYLLNSRNAQLKEVRDFFHCCQMNINSPHFMIQQGKITKVINMKPKEVLGLIEEVSGTRMYELKRGNAVKLMQKKEQKLQEISVVLREEIEPTIERLRKEKQEYFNFVSLKEEMQRFQRFDVAYRFYCAKQLLQQGTSDFDELTQKKAEIEAQIAECDRETAAAQQQLENLDAEREKLDGPLQRVRQKKEEVEKLLAKRHSEEKSARRDLKLSSDALEDMKKEEQKLAKKLADKRASRLAETSRAEAAEEEMKNMKEALEIAEKKLEGLSTGGAEAGGGASLREKLKQAKTKAAKLEAEEEDLKTEVKHIDEELRQLRAKLDKSGKHAAEMAKQREEAAARVQELEKLLAAETVDEEKLAALREEMKACRREIDAAKQEAQESLHELNSWSKISVRLPRGMPPRKLHGQIFELIELKNEYLDFAKALQLLVGGKLEYVVVEDKDASKAIFKENNFANSRRRVTLLPIQDCQVGKVCDSPTLLQNRRLVGLSPDDSRVLRCLDVIDFDAQRHEKVAVYTFGGSLICATAEMAEKITYQPNKRQAFPTVTAEGDVFQTGGVMAGGGSGHVKETLLLWKNFKRCSQMSLELEERAKQIDFYLQPMEQTVQRRTQVTRELRLAQNQLQNVEQLFATSSAGSELARVEQAEERRSECVKRLKEIEGEKAAVLAEVQQLDAEVYELEHNRDKLVRGERGPTTREGFDGSARRHQKN, encoded by the exons ATGTATATCGAAGCCATTGTTTTAGAGGGCTTCAAGTCCTACTCAAATCGCGTCTACGTGGGCCCTCTCCATCCGCAATTCAACGCCGTGACAGGTTTAAATGGGACAGGAAAGTCAAATATTCTCGACTCGATTTGCTTCGTCCTTGGCATCACCAACCACGCTCTG GTTCGCGCGACGAAGCTGGACGACTTGGTGTACAAGCAAGGTCAGGCAGGAGTAACGAAGGCGACGGTCACATTGAAATTCCGCAATGACCCTCACCAGCAAAACAatcctctcccttttccctaCAGGGAAATGCCGGAAATCACAATTACTAGACAAATTGTCATTG GCGGACGTGACCGGTATCTTTTGAACAGCCGCAATGCTCAGCTGAAGGAAGTGCGCGATTTTTTCCATTGCTGCCAAATGAACATCAACAGCCCCCACTTTATGATTCAGCAGGGAAAGATCACGAAAGTTATCAACATGAAGCCGAAGGAGGTTTTGGGGTTAATCGAAGAAGTCTCCGGGACAAGAATGTACGAACTGAAGCGTGGAAACGCAGTCAAACTcatgcagaaaaaggaacagaag CTCCAAGAAATTTCAGTCGTTCTGCGAGAGGAAATCGAACCGACCATCGAACGCCTGCGCAAAGAGAA GCAAGAGTACTTCAACTTTGTTTCATTGAAGGAAGAAATGCAGCGCTTTCAACGCTTCGACGTGGCCTATCGCTTCTACTG CGCAAAGCAACTCCTCCAGCAGGGTACTTCAGACTTTg ACGAACTGACTCAGAAGAAAGCCGAAATCGAAGCTCAG attgcAGAGTGCGATCgggagacagctgcggcgcagcagcagctcGAGAATCTCGACGCCGAG CGTGAGAAGCTGGACGGGCCGTTGCAGCGTGtgcgacagaagaaggaagaagtggagaag CTGTTGGCGAAGCGTCACtcggaggagaagagcgcgcgcCGGGACTTGAAATTGTCTTCTGACGCACTGGAGGATATGAAGAAGGAGGAACAGAAgctggcgaagaagctgGCTGACAAGCGCGCCTCGCGGCTGGCGGAGACCAGCCGCGCAGAGGCTGCGGAGGAAGAAATGAAAAACATGAAGGAGGCTCTGGAGATCGCGGAAAAGAAACTCGAGGGCCTGTCGactggaggcgccgaggctggcggcggcgcgtctctgcgcgagaagcttaagcaggcgaagacgaaggcggccAAGCTcgaggctgaagaagaagacttGAAAACGGAAGTCAAACACATCGACGAAGAACTCCGGCAACTCCGCGCGAAACTCGACAAAAGCGGAAAG catGCAGCCGAAATGGCCAAAcagcgcgaggaagcagcggcgcggGTCCAGGAGTTGGAGAAGCTGctcgcggcagagacagtcgacgaggagaagctgGCGGCTCTTCGAGAGGAAATGAAGGCGTGCCGTCGA GAAATCGATGCGGCCAAGCAGGAAGCGCAAGAATCGCTGCACGAGTTGAATTCCTG GTCCAAGATCTCcgttcgtctgcctcgcggCATGCCCCCCCGCAAGCTGCATGGACAAATCTTCGAGTTGATCGAGTTGAAAAATGAATATCTCGATTTTGCCAAGGCTCTCCAG CTTCTGGTGGGCGGGAAGCTGGAGTACGTCGTTGTAGAGGATAAAGACGCGA GCAAAGCTATCTTCAAAGAAAACAACTTCGCAAACAGTCGGCGACGCGTCACGCTCTTGCCCATACAAGATTGCCAAGTCGGAAAAGTTTGCGATTCTCCA ACGCTTCTTCAAAATCGACGCCTCGTCGGTCTCTCCCCGGACGACTCTCGTGTCCTGCGCTGCCTCGACGTTATCGA TTTCGACGCCCAGCGGCACGAAAAGGTGGCGGTTTACACCTTTGGCGGCAGTCTGATTTGTGCGACGGCAGAGATGGCGGAGAAG ATAACATATCAACCGAACAAGCGTCAAGCGTTTCCCACCGTGACCGCCGAGGGCGACGTTTTCCAAACTGGCGGTGTCATGGCAGGCGGCGGCTCCGGACAcgtgaaggagacgctgctcCTCTGGAAG AACTTCAAGCGGTGTTCTCAGATGAGCCTGGAACTGGAGGAACGCGCGAA GCAAATCGATTTTTATTTGCAACCGATGGAGCAAACTGTCCAGAGGCGCACGCAAGTCACCCGAGAGCTTCGACTCGCACAGAACCAGTTGCAGAACGTCGAG CAACTCTTTGCGACGAGCTCCGCGGGCAGCGAACTCGCGCGCGTGGAGCAagccgaggagaggcgcagcgagTGTGTGAAGCGCCTGAAGGAGATtgagggggagaaggcggctgTCCTCGCAGAAGTCCAGCAACTCGACGCGGAGGTCTACGAACTCGAGCACAACCGAGACAAGTTGGTgaggggagagcgaggaccgACGACAAGAGAGGGCTTCGACGGCTCAGCACGAAGACACCAAAAAAactga